The Filimonas lacunae genomic sequence TCATCACACATCCTTGAAAATCAGTTAAGAAACTTTCCAGTACTGCCAGGGTAGGCAAATCCAGGTCGTTGGTAGGTTCATCCAATATCAGAAAGTTGGGGTTTCTGAATAAGATGGTTAACAGTTGCAGTCGCTTTTTTTCCCCACCACTCAAAGCAGTGAGATAGGTATATTGCTTTTCGGGTGGAAAAAGGAACAATTCTAAAAACTGCGCAGCACTTAACGATCCGCCTTTGGCCAGTGGAAAGCTCTCCGCAAAAGTTTTTACATACTCAATCACACGCAGGTTATCCTTTATCACCAGGCCCTGCTGCGAAAAGTTACCAAACACAATAGTATCACCTACATTGATTTTACCACTGTCTGCCGGTTCAAGACCTTGTAATATATTCAGAAAGGTAGATTTACCAACCCCGTTTTTACCAATAACACCAATGCGCTCCCCTTTGCTGAATGTGTAATCAAAGCCTTTGAGAATAGGTTTCTCGCCATAACTTTTGTACACCTTTTTGGCTTCAATAATTTTCCCCCCCAGCCTGCTCATTTTCATTTGCAGCTGCACCTGGGCATCTTCAATTTTTTGTTTGGCTTTGCTTTCTACTTCATAAAAATTATCCTGCCTGCTTTTACTTTTGGTAGTACGGGCTTTAGGCTGCTTACGCATCCATTCCAGTTCCTTCCTGTACGTATTTTTAGCTTTGTCAATACTGGCATTCTCACTTTCCAGGCGGGCTGCCTTCTTCTCCATGTAGTTTTCGTAATCACCTTTGTAGGTGTACATGTTCTCGCGCTCCAGCTCCCATATTTCATCACACACCGCATCGAGAAAATAACGGTCGTGCGTTACTAATAATAAGGTTACGTTTTCGCCGTTCAGGTAATGCTCCAGCCACTCAATCATTTCCACATCCAGGTGGTTGGTAGGTTCATCCATCAACAACAGGGTGTGCTTGTGGTCAAAGCCTATATCAATCAGGGTTTTGGCCAATGCCACCCTTTTACGTTGTCCACCGCTTAAATCGCCCACTTTGCTTTGCAGGTAGGTAATGTTCAACTTGGCCAATATCTGCTGCACCTTGGCTTCAAAATCCCAGGCGCCCAGCTCGTCCATTTTAACAAACACCTCGCCCAAAGCATCCGCATCGCCGCTTTCGGTAGCAGCTTCGTATTGGCGAATCACGTTCATTACCGGGTTACCGGCATCGAATATATTTTCCAGTACGTTCTTATCTTCTTTAAAACCAGGCTCCTGCTCAAATAAAGCAACAGTTACATCTTTATTAATCCACAACTTGCCCTTATCGGCCGTTTCCTTCCCGGTTAAAATACGCAGCATGGTACTTTTTCCCACACCATTGCGTGCAATTAACCCTATTTTATCCCCTTCGTTAATGTGAAATGTAATGTTGCTGAACAACGGAGTAATACCAAAACTCTTGGTTAAGCCTTCGGCTGAAACATAATGCATGGCGCAAAAATAGGGTTAACAAATTCAAAAAATATTTTAAAAACGTAGCATTGTATGTTCCCGTGCCGTACTTTTGTACTGTAATATTTTTCATTACAGAATGAACAACGGCAGATTCTCCATATCAGTACACATATTAACCCTTCTGGCAACCATGAAAGAAGAACTCGTTTCTTCGGAATGGCTGGCAGGTAGCATTAATATTAATCCGGTGCTGGTGAGGAAAGAACTGAGCAATTTGCGCGAACATGGGCTGGTGAACAGCAAAGAAGGAAAAAATGGGGGTGCACAACTCGCAAAACCGGCTAACAGCATTTTACTGTCAGAAGTATATATGGCTGTTAAACAAAGTCCTGTTTTAGGTGTTGCTAAAAACACACCTAACCCCGAATGCCCGGTGGGCCGCCAGATTAACGATCATTTGAACGGATTATACGAAGAGGTTGACCAGGCCTTGCTGGAAAAGTTACAACAGGTAAGCCTGGCAGATTTTTGCAAAAAGTTTGATTAGGCAGTTAACCGGGAAAAGAAATTTTCCTTTTTTAAGCACAAAAACTGTAACAATATTTATTACAATAATAAAAAGTAAATCACCGCGAAGAACAAAATCTGTTTACTGGCCAGGAATATTTTTTGCATTCCGCTTATAGGTTTACACATAAAAAATCAACAATTATGAAAATAGCATTGATTGGCGCTACAGGTTTTGTAGGCGCACATTTACTGGAAGAAGCTTTACAACGTGGACATGAAGTAACCGCTATTGTACGTGACCCGGCTAAATTAACCCAGCCTAACGATAAACTGACGGTGGTGCAGGGCAATATTAAGAATGTAGCCGAACTGGCTAAACTGGTAAGCGGTGCTGATGTGGTGGTGAGTGCGTTTAATCCGGGTTGGGACAACCCCAATATTTACGACGATTTTTTAGCCGGCAGC encodes the following:
- a CDS encoding ABC-F family ATP-binding cassette domain-containing protein encodes the protein MHYVSAEGLTKSFGITPLFSNITFHINEGDKIGLIARNGVGKSTMLRILTGKETADKGKLWINKDVTVALFEQEPGFKEDKNVLENIFDAGNPVMNVIRQYEAATESGDADALGEVFVKMDELGAWDFEAKVQQILAKLNITYLQSKVGDLSGGQRKRVALAKTLIDIGFDHKHTLLLMDEPTNHLDVEMIEWLEHYLNGENVTLLLVTHDRYFLDAVCDEIWELERENMYTYKGDYENYMEKKAARLESENASIDKAKNTYRKELEWMRKQPKARTTKSKSRQDNFYEVESKAKQKIEDAQVQLQMKMSRLGGKIIEAKKVYKSYGEKPILKGFDYTFSKGERIGVIGKNGVGKSTFLNILQGLEPADSGKINVGDTIVFGNFSQQGLVIKDNLRVIEYVKTFAESFPLAKGGSLSAAQFLELFLFPPEKQYTYLTALSGGEKKRLQLLTILFRNPNFLILDEPTNDLDLPTLAVLESFLTDFQGCVMIVSHDRYFMDRLVDHLFVFEGDGEVRDFPGNYTQYRLWQKEQEKKGLSTLLAAPAKAAEPVVSAAQPETVAKKKPSFKEKREFDELQADIAKLEAEREKIGEQMSEAGLAFEQMSKLSARASEITTLLEEKEMRWLELSELI
- a CDS encoding Rrf2 family transcriptional regulator; amino-acid sequence: MKEELVSSEWLAGSININPVLVRKELSNLREHGLVNSKEGKNGGAQLAKPANSILLSEVYMAVKQSPVLGVAKNTPNPECPVGRQINDHLNGLYEEVDQALLEKLQQVSLADFCKKFD